One genomic region from Arenicella chitinivorans encodes:
- a CDS encoding sensor histidine kinase, producing MSTPHIPLDKELPFPDRWRWGYQHYPVFSWAWWRGRLFIFGLGALALTLMTGMGSLMDFDDNTAAIITTLKFGIGVFGMIFFGATAMTLARENVVNPMWQRVFVTVGLMIGLMCAVLMDAWSSREIEHAFAAHSQSRQAIESMLAQQGEIETRRWALIDAFMVFGIYFWCAGGIAFIRYWREPGMMQRWQMQQELSQARANQHDAESRLSILQAQIEPHFLFNTLAALKSVLRSEPDRAEAAIDDLVDYLRASIPRFNQQQQLASNSLSQQVTLCEKYLALMQLRMGTRLRFDTRIEPELGSPAFPPLILISLVENAIKHGLEPKEHGGEVAIHITTAGTTLHIEVADTGVGLNADRPTHTSGLGLKNIRDQLKLLYPDRATLDLAANPAGGVIATITITDFLSTPL from the coding sequence ATGAGCACGCCACACATACCGCTTGATAAGGAACTGCCCTTCCCCGATCGCTGGCGCTGGGGCTATCAGCATTATCCCGTCTTCAGCTGGGCATGGTGGCGCGGCAGGCTGTTTATCTTTGGCTTAGGCGCATTGGCACTCACGCTGATGACGGGTATGGGCTCACTGATGGACTTTGATGACAACACCGCAGCAATAATCACAACGCTGAAATTCGGCATCGGCGTATTCGGGATGATCTTCTTTGGTGCCACTGCCATGACGCTGGCGCGCGAAAATGTCGTGAACCCCATGTGGCAGCGAGTGTTCGTCACCGTGGGACTCATGATTGGCCTGATGTGCGCTGTTTTGATGGATGCCTGGTCGTCACGTGAGATTGAACACGCTTTCGCTGCCCACAGTCAAAGCCGCCAAGCTATCGAGAGCATGCTGGCCCAACAGGGTGAAATCGAAACTCGCCGTTGGGCGCTGATCGATGCATTCATGGTGTTTGGTATCTATTTCTGGTGCGCTGGCGGCATTGCGTTTATTCGTTACTGGCGAGAACCAGGCATGATGCAGCGCTGGCAGATGCAACAGGAACTAAGCCAAGCGCGCGCGAACCAGCATGATGCCGAGTCCCGCTTGAGCATTCTGCAAGCGCAAATCGAACCACACTTTTTGTTTAATACGCTGGCCGCACTGAAAAGTGTTTTGCGCAGCGAACCCGATCGTGCGGAAGCCGCCATTGATGACCTGGTGGATTACCTTCGTGCGTCAATTCCCCGCTTTAATCAACAGCAACAACTAGCTTCTAACAGCTTGTCACAACAAGTGACTTTGTGTGAAAAATATTTGGCGCTAATGCAATTACGTATGGGTACGCGCCTGCGTTTTGACACGCGCATCGAGCCAGAACTTGGATCTCCAGCGTTCCCGCCGCTGATTCTGATCTCATTGGTGGAGAATGCGATCAAACATGGATTGGAACCAAAGGAACACGGTGGCGAAGTCGCGATACACATCACGACAGCGGGCACGACCTTACATATTGAAGTAGCTGACACCGGGGTCGGACTCAACGCCGACCGACCCACACACACCTCTGGACTGGGATTGAAAAATATTCGTGATCAGCTCAAACTGCTGTATCCGGACCGTGC
- a CDS encoding serine hydrolase, producing the protein MTYSTDLDMPSRLKRILCSSLMVTAASTQASDTSLQSQLQSMLDGDRTGACMAVATIDHGVKRAIACADPAAATKRKLDFDTAFEIGSISKTMTAVVAAGLMRDTELSLDTPISALLPTDTQVPDFAGQPIRLRHLLTHTSGLPALPSRMKATSLTDPYRKLTGNALLASLADVTLLQAPGESFQYSNFAMMVLSYALELHSQREFDALLSDYVFKPLNMQHSFTHDKPKGVHMAQGHSALTKPVSNWSFTPGLHGAGGVRASLNDMVRYALAHLSTVEDETTSLLRSTHTELSQVDGQRVAHNWMINRIGNTDYLAHEGGTGGFSALIALDTQRQRGIVILADTALTSLGGLSDYATALMDETAPAPQPRRELPAPTTLLTHLTGEYELTEANLRMRLWEEDGALKAQATGQGAFTLKYDSRGDFYPTSFDALLRPVETPQGLSFQWHQGGGIRMAQRVGAEPTDFTLPAEKLAEYVGIYPLMSGFSLTVAVTDDKLAIQGTGQAALTVQAVAEDEFWRGDVGAKFVFNRGPHGHVISVTLNQHGQIITGQKQ; encoded by the coding sequence ATGACCTATTCCACGGACTTAGATATGCCCTCAAGACTCAAACGAATACTGTGTTCAAGCCTGATGGTGACTGCCGCTTCCACCCAAGCATCAGACACGTCACTCCAATCTCAGTTGCAGAGCATGCTAGACGGCGACCGCACTGGCGCTTGCATGGCTGTAGCCACCATTGATCATGGCGTAAAACGGGCAATTGCGTGCGCAGATCCGGCGGCAGCCACCAAGCGAAAACTTGATTTTGATACGGCATTTGAAATCGGCTCGATCTCCAAGACCATGACGGCCGTGGTCGCAGCCGGTTTGATGCGGGATACAGAGTTAAGCCTAGACACACCGATTAGTGCGCTGCTGCCAACCGATACGCAGGTGCCCGACTTTGCCGGACAGCCGATTCGGCTCCGCCACCTGCTCACGCATACCAGCGGCCTGCCTGCGCTCCCAAGTCGCATGAAGGCAACCTCACTGACCGACCCTTACCGTAAGCTCACTGGCAACGCATTGTTAGCGTCACTTGCTGACGTAACCTTACTTCAAGCACCTGGAGAGTCTTTTCAATACTCTAATTTTGCCATGATGGTGTTGTCGTACGCGTTGGAACTTCACAGTCAACGCGAGTTTGATGCGCTGTTGTCCGACTATGTGTTTAAGCCGTTGAACATGCAGCACAGTTTTACTCACGACAAACCAAAAGGGGTTCACATGGCACAGGGGCATTCAGCGCTCACCAAACCAGTAAGTAACTGGTCATTCACGCCGGGCTTGCATGGTGCTGGCGGCGTGCGTGCGTCGCTAAACGATATGGTGCGTTACGCTCTGGCTCACTTGAGCACTGTGGAAGACGAGACCACATCGCTGCTGCGGAGCACACACACAGAGCTGAGTCAGGTAGATGGTCAACGTGTGGCACACAACTGGATGATTAACCGTATTGGCAACACGGACTATCTGGCGCACGAAGGCGGCACTGGCGGCTTCTCTGCGTTGATCGCGCTCGATACACAACGCCAACGCGGGATTGTGATTCTGGCCGACACCGCACTGACTAGCCTCGGGGGATTGTCTGACTATGCGACGGCGCTGATGGACGAAACCGCGCCCGCACCGCAACCACGCCGCGAGCTGCCAGCGCCGACCACTCTGCTAACACACCTTACCGGCGAGTACGAGCTGACCGAAGCCAATCTGCGAATGCGGTTATGGGAGGAGGATGGTGCACTGAAGGCGCAAGCCACTGGTCAAGGCGCATTTACGCTGAAATACGACAGCCGGGGCGATTTTTATCCGACCAGCTTTGATGCCCTATTACGCCCCGTCGAAACGCCGCAGGGATTGAGCTTTCAATGGCATCAAGGTGGCGGTATTCGCATGGCCCAACGCGTCGGCGCCGAACCGACTGATTTCACACTCCCAGCTGAGAAACTGGCCGAATATGTAGGCATCTACCCGTTAATGTCCGGCTTCTCACTTACCGTCGCTGTCACCGACGACAAACTCGCGATTCAAGGCACTGGACAAGCCGCATTAACGGTGCAGGCAGTTGCAGAAGATGAATTCTGGCGCGGGGATGTCGGCGCCAAATTTGTGTTCAACCGCGGTCCTCATGGCCACGTAATATCGGTTACCCTAAACCAACATGGACAAATCATCACCGGCCAAAAACAATGA